The Thermodesulfobacteriota bacterium sequence TCCGGACCGTAACGTCCTTCAGCTCGAGGACGCTCTCTCTTTCCATAACCTCCTCAAAAAGGGTTTTCCCCCCTCCCTTTCAGGGTCGAAAGGAGAATCTCCACATTCTCCTGGAGGGTGGCAAGGTAACCCTTCTCCGAAGGAAAATTGGTCAAGACGACATGGGGAACCCCCAATGCCTCGGCGATCCCCTTGCCCGCCTCCGGTCCGGACTGAAGGTTATCCACGACCGCGACGGCCTTCTGTTCCCTCCCGATTTTGGAAAGACGGATCACTTCTCGGGCCGAGATCGATTCTGGCCTTCCATATTCTCCCACCACCCGGAACCCCATCCATTCCAGGAACCCTTTTTGCATGGAGGATGCGATCATCGCTTTTCCGGCCACGCCGGCAGTTTTCATCTTTTCCGTGAGAGCCCGCGATACCTCTTTGACTCGAAGTATCACCTCCCCTTTCCTTTTCAGGATCTCTTCCCGATCTTCCGGGAAATGCGCGACCAGCCCCTCGGCCAAAACCTCCAGCCCAAAGAGGTAAGCGTCGGGAACCATCCAGTTGCGGCCTCCCGTCTCTACCCACAACTGCGCCCTTTTACCCGAACTGACCTTGTGGAAAAAAGACATCCCCTTGAAGGAGATCAGGAGGTCTGCTTTTCCTATTTTTTCAATATCGGAGAGTTTCATATCATAGTGGCCCGGGCACTGGTCGGGCGGAAGGATGGCCTCGACGGCATACCGAATCTGCGGCAAGAGGGAGGCCGCCATGCTCGAAAGGATCGTATCGGAGGTGACGACCCAACGCCTTCCCTCTCGATCGCCTCCTTTCGAAGAAAGGGCGAAGGAGATGTCGGAAGATCCCACAAGGAACGCCAAACTCAATGTTAAAAGGGCCCACCTCTTCGAAAACGGCATTGACAATCCCTCCTTCACCTCAAGAGGAAGCCTCTTGGAAGCCCCCAGATGGCGATATCCCGATGCTCGGAAAGATCCGGTTTCCTCTCCTATTTGAACTTCAGGACCATCCCCGCAAAGGCGGTGATCCCGGGCATGGGGTAGCCTTTGTTATATTCATATTCTTTGTCCAAAAGGTTATTGACGGCTAAAAAGATTTCCGAATCGCGCAACCAGAGGGGTTGGAAATGGAAACGGTAGCTCAAACGGGCGTTGACCAGTGTGATGTCGTCCAATTTGTCGATCCGCGTTAGCGGAGTGAAGTTCAGAGTTCCACTCCTTCGGACCGTACCCTGATAGAGGTCCCTGAGGTGCTGCATATCCATATAGAGCTTGAAATGATCGAGAAAGGTCCACGCCACTCCAGCCTGAAATTGAAACCCAGGGGTGTAAGGGAGATGTTCCTGGGTGACGCCATTATTCCCGGTCGCTCTTGCTTTTAACCAGGTGGCGGCGGCGAAGAGCTCGAGATTTTTGAAAGGCGTCGTGGTACTGGTAAGTTCGAGGCCACGAATCTTGTATTGACCGATCGGGTCGTTCCATAGGGTCGGAATGGGCCCAAACATATAGGCCTGGAAACGGTCTTTCCCTTTGTCGTAGAAGGCGGTGGCTCCCAAGGTCACGATCTTAGGCCACGTGTAGCTGAGGCCCCCTTCGAAATGATTGACCACCTCCGGCTTTATCGTCTCCCAGTACTGCCTGGGATTGGTCACCGTGGAAGTGCTGACCACCAGGTTCATGACCGCTACGGGGGTGGGATAGATGACCCCTCTGGAGTACTGGAGATTGAGGCGAAGATCCTTATATCCGGTGACCACGCCGGCCTGGGAGGAGGGTTTGTCCCGAAACTCGTCGTGTTCAAAATACCGGAAGCCTACCGAGGGGATGAGATAGAACCCATCCAACCGTCCGACCATCTGGCTCACGGCCAAGTAGGGCGAGACAAGCAGGGTGTCGGGAAAATCCCACGTTCTCTTTGCCTGTCCGCCATTGATACCTGGCACGGCCCTTCCGGTGAAGGTTCGCTGAGTATTTTTCAATTCGGTGAAGTCGAGGTCTGTCCCGAGGATCATCTCCCCCCCAGGCCAGAGTTGGAGTCTTTCCCTTCCACGAACTCCGTATAGGGAGATTTCCTGTCTCGACCAGAGGCCGCCCGTACCCTGGCCATATCGACGGCCATTCGTTAACTCCTGGATGAGGTCAAAATCCGTCTCATTCCAGTAGGCCTTGAGATAACCCTGGAACTGTTTATACTCGTGATTCAGGGTCAAGGTGGTCAGGAAGTTTTCAGTGTCAAAACGTTCGGCCATGGGCCAACTTACGCCGTTGGTCGGCGTGGGTTTGACGTCCGGCATGGGAGCTTCGGTTTTACTCCTCACATAATTGGCCAGGAGTCTGAGATTCCATTCTTTGTTGAGTTGATAACCGGTGTTGGCATAGTAGCTCTGCTGCTGCCCTCTGTCCCTGTCGTGCCGGCCCTCGACTTCTGCCCAACGCTGGGGATTGCGATGCCCTTCGGTGTCCACCAAACTCTGAGACAGGTAGACATCAAAAGGTCCTTTTTTAAACCCCCCTGAGAGGCTCTCATAAAAGGTATAATAACTTCCCCCGCTGAAATGGAGAACAATTTCATGGCCCTCCTTCTTCAAATATTTTGGAAGAACATTAACCAAGGCATAGCCGCTTCCGAATTGATGGAGCTGGGGACTCTTGTAAATCTCCATCCCCCCGATGGTGGAGATGGCGATGCTATCCCCCAAGACCTGGCCGAAGATGGCCCCATAGCGAGGCACCCCATCAAATTCGATGGGAAAGTCCGCGCCCGGGTGACTGGCCCCCCGGCCACGAATATAAAGGCTGTGGCTGGTTTGGGTTCCCAAAAGATTCCAGCCGCGGAACATGACCCCTGGGACATTGCGCATCGTCGGCTGGAAATCATAAGTGTTCTGTTCCTTGATCTGTTCTTCGGTCACCAGATTGTACTGGGTGCCATACCGGGTATTCACTGGAGTGACAGGATTGCTGTAAGGCGTGCCGATGACCAGGATTTCCTCCAGCACGGTTTTCTCTTCTTTCTTTTCAACCTCCTGGGTCATTCCAGGGACGGCGGCGAGCAGGAAGAGGATACATAGCAAAAAGATTATTAAAAAGCTCTTTTTTAAGCCTTTTAAGGGCCTCCTCCTCTGCCGATCATTTTCGATACCGCGCGCTTCTGGGACCATGGTTTCAGCCTTTCTTTTCATGATATCCCCCCTTTGGTTTTTTTCTCCTTTCGCAGGAGGGATGAGGTCTTCTTGACCCATTTGGGAAGCAAATAAAAAAAGCCACCAAAGGATATCCCCTTCCTGGGGTGCGCCTTCGTGGCTCCTATCCTGCCTTCAATGGCCAAGGATCGATTTCCGATCCCTTTGGTCACGAATGGCGAAAACTGTCTTCGTTCAAGCCCGTGCGTTTTTCTTGGCCTGAATCAATTCCGTTAGAAACTCCGACCTCAAGCCCTCGACCGTGTAGTAATCCGCCTCAAGATACGTGGCGAGCTGCTGGGCGAGATCGGTTCTCATAAACCCTTTTTTATCCTCCGTATCGACCACGACAATATCGGTACGGGGATTGCCTCTGAGACAAGCGGCTACCTTTTTTATTTCGTCTCCCACCGGCAAATCGGTCAACGCCTGGTTCGCCCTTCCATCCGTGATGAGCACCAGAAGCGTCCTCGTCTCAGGAGCTTTGATCTCCATCCGACGAATCAGTTTGTAAGCCTCGAGGAGTCCGGCTGAGAGAGGGGTTTTCCCTCCAACGGGTAATTCCGTCAATTTCTTCAAAGAGAAGTTTAGGCTTTTGGTGGGGGGGAGGACCAGTTCAGCCCTGTCTCTTCGGAAGACGATCAACGAGACTTGATCTCTCTTCTGATAACAATCCATGAGCAGGGAGAGGATCGCCCCTTTCGTCTCCACCATCCTCCTGCGGGCAGCCATCGAACCCGAACCGTCCAGGACGAAGACCACCAGATGGCCCATCTTTCTCTCCCTTTGCTTGAACCGCAGATCTTCCTCGTGGATCACCAATCTATCCTTCCTCCCCCTCATGGCCTGAAAGGGCGTGGAGGCCCGGATCGTAGCATCGATGGCAATATCGTCCTTTCCCCTGAATAGGCTTTTAAGGTAACGCCCCCCTTTATCCTTTACCCGGGTCTTTGTCCTTCTACCCGAGGCCATCCGATAGATCCTGTCCTTTCTAAAAGACATCCTGCGGATTTTGAAGGCATGGCCTACCTCGAAGACCTCCTCTTTCGGTCTCAACTCCACCCCTTGAACGCTGGTGTTTTGGAGCCCCTCTGATTCTGGCTGCTCTGATCTGGTCGACTCAGGAGTTCGGCCAGGATCCTCTGAAGACCCCTGTCTTTCGTGTACCTCTGGGGGGCGCTCCTTCTGAGCCGGAGGGGGTTCTTCGACGGGTTTCATCTGTTCCAGCATTCTTACCCTGTGTGTCAGGACGAGGGGTAGGACTTCATCTACCCCTTCCTGGGTTACCTCCGGGTGTCCACAATAGGCGGCATAAGCTCGAGCGGCATAGGTCAGGTAAATATCGCCCCTGTGTCCGGGAAGAAGATTCTGCCTGCAGAGGTCAGCAATATATTCCTTCAAAGGATCGGAGATGGCAATTTGTGCAAGAGCGTTCCGAGCCGAGGCGATCTTGTGTTTGAGATGATGGTCGGGGGAAGCTTGACGGAGATGAGGCTGGAGGTCTATGCCTCCGGCCTTCCTGATGACTTCCATTCTCTGTTTTGCATCTCTCAAGCCCTGCCAGATCACACACATTCCAAATCGGTCCAGGAGGTGAGGAGATAGGTTCCCTTCCTCCGGATTCATGCTTGCGATTAGAACGAATCTGGAAGGATACTTCAAAGCAAATCCCTCCCTCTCGATGATGACTTCGCCCTTATCTTGAGCCGCCATGAGAAGAGGGAGTATTTCCGGCGGAAGCAGGTTGATGTCATCCACGTAGACCACTCCTCCGTGGGCTTTGCAGAGGAGCCCTTTCTGTAAGACTCTTTTTCCGGAGGACAGGGTCTTTTCAATGTCGATGCCGCCCATCAATCGGTCTTCGGTTATATTCAGAGGGAGTTCGACGAAGGGGGTGTCCTCGGGAAGCAACTCCTTAAAAAGCCTTGCAAGGGTCGATTTACCGCTTCCTTTCTCTCCGATGAAGAGGACCCCACCGCATCGGAAATCGATGGCATTCAGAATCAGAGATAGCTTGGCATCCGGATGTCCTACGAACTCGCTAAATCTCATCGCCCCATTTGAGAGAGGACGGCTTGAACCTGTTCGTTCCCCTTTTCGATTTCCTCGAAAGGAAGTCTTTTCAACCGATGGCGAAGGGACAACTGGGCCGCCTCCCTGATCTCCTCCGAGTCGATCGTCCTCTTTCCTTTAAAAGCTGAGAGGGCCCTTGCCGATTTCATGATGACGATGTCGGCCCTGTGGCCATCCAGATTCAAGGCCGAGGTGACCCCGACGATCTTTTCAAGAACGTCCTCCGTCACGTTGACGGCGTTTAAATTCTCCTTTGCGCTCATAATCTTTTGAGAGAGGGCTTTTTGTTCTGCCTCCCAGGCCCTGAAAAAGTCCGCCGGCCTGGAATCGAACTCAGCCCTTCTTCGCAATATCTCCATCCTCAACGCCTTGTCCTGAATCGATCTGACCTCGACACATAAACCGAATCGGTCCAGAAGCTGGGGTCTCAGCTCTCCCTCTTCCGGGTTCATCGTCCCGACCAGGATGAATTTCGAAGGATGGGTAAAAGAAACGCCCTCTCTTTCCACGGTATTGACGCCCATGGCCGCCGAGTCGAGCAGGAGATCTACGATATGGTCTTCGAGCAGGTTGACCTCATCGACATAGAGGAAATTCCTGTTGGCTCCGGCTAAAATCCCGGGTTCGAACCTCTTCTCCCCCTTCTTCAAGGCATGCTCGATGTCGAGGGACCCCACCAATCTGTCCTCTGTAACTCCGAGGGGGAGCTCCACCACCCTCATCTTTTTCTTCTCATAGTGGAGATGGCCCTCTGTCTGGATCTTCTCCTGACAGCTCTGGCAGAGGCCCTCCTTCGGATGGCAGTTAAAGGGACAATCTTTCACCCCCTCCATCTCTGGCAGAAGGTCTGCCAGCGCCCTGACCGCGGTGCTTTTCGCCGTTCCCTTCTCTCCCATGATCAGGATGCCCCCGATCGAAGGGTCGATCACATTCAAGATCAATCCTGTCTTCATCTCCTCCTGGCCGACGATGGCCGTGAAAGGGAAAATCATCCTAAGATCTCCTCCATCTTCTTCTTCCAGTACCCGACCTCCTCGGGAGTCAGAATATCGATATTTCCTCCCTGGAAGTCGCCTTTCACTTCTCCCATCCTTTCCTCTACCCAGCCTTCTATCTCCACATAGATCTGTTTCAGGGCCTCTTTTATGTCCGGCGAAGGTTCCCAGAGCCCCCGCTCCGCGGCCTCGATCAACCTTCTGGCGATCTCCTCAAGGGCCCAGGGATTGTTCTGTTCAAAGAACCTTCGATTCTCCTCATCCATCAGGAAGGTTCGAGCCACATCATCAAAAATCGCCCCATCCACGGCTCTGGAGGTTGCTTGCCATCCGTAGAGGCGACCGATTCTCTTGCTGATCTCACTTGCCCCTTTGTAACCATGTTCTTTCATCCCTTCGATCCACTTGGGGTTCAGCAGCTTGGCCCGGGCAACCCGGCGGATCTCCTCGGAGAGGGTCCGGATGGCAATCTCATTTGGGTCGCGGGTGTCCCCGTAATAATTCTTGATCTCCCTTCCTGAGATGACCTTGGCGGCATTGATCATCCCTCCATGGGCCCCGAAATAACAGCAGCAGCCGGTCAGGTCATACTCATCCGTGACCGTTTTGTTGAAGGTCAGGTCAACGAGCTTCAGGTTTTCTTTGAGGCTTTGATGGGCCGACTCTCCGAAGACCTCCTTGCCGTAAGCATATCCGTTCCAGTAGAGGAAGACATCGGCCAGGTCCTTTTCGGTCTTCCAGGCAGAGGCATAGACCGCGAGCTGGGTTCCTGCCTGATACGTGCCCGGCATGCTGCCAAAGATACGATAGGTCGCTTTCCTCATCGCCTCCGGATCGGGCTTTTCCCTCTCCAGCCTCTCCAAGGTGTGTTTACGGATGAAATTGAGGGAGGCCGGTTCTTCCAGGGCTGCCACCGTTTGGACGATTTCGTCCAGCAGTTCGATGACGTTGGGGAAATTATCCCGGGTGATCCCTGACACCCTCACCGTGATGTCGATCCGAGGCCGACCCAGTTGATCGAGGGGGATGATCTCAAATCCCTTCACCCTTCCACTTCCCTCCCAGAGGGGTCTTGCGCCCATCAGGGCCATCATCTGGGCCATCCCCTCTCCATTGGCCCACATGAGGTCAGAGCACTGCCAGTAAAAGGCAATCGTTTCAGGATAGGTTCCCTCTTCGTCCAGATACTTCTGGAGGGTTTTTTCCGCGAGGGATCGCCCGATCTCCCATGCGGCACGAGAAGGGAGGGTTTTGGGATCAAGGCCGTAGAAGTTTCTGCCCGTCGGCAACACATCGGGTCTCCCCCGGGTGATGA is a genomic window containing:
- a CDS encoding zinc ABC transporter substrate-binding protein; translation: MGSSDISFALSSKGGDREGRRWVVTSDTILSSMAASLLPQIRYAVEAILPPDQCPGHYDMKLSDIEKIGKADLLISFKGMSFFHKVSSGKRAQLWVETGGRNWMVPDAYLFGLEVLAEGLVAHFPEDREEILKRKGEVILRVKEVSRALTEKMKTAGVAGKAMIASSMQKGFLEWMGFRVVGEYGRPESISAREVIRLSKIGREQKAVAVVDNLQSGPEAGKGIAEALGVPHVVLTNFPSEKGYLATLQENVEILLSTLKGRGENPF
- a CDS encoding TonB-dependent receptor plug domain-containing protein, with amino-acid sequence MLEEILVIGTPYSNPVTPVNTRYGTQYNLVTEEQIKEQNTYDFQPTMRNVPGVMFRGWNLLGTQTSHSLYIRGRGASHPGADFPIEFDGVPRYGAIFGQVLGDSIAISTIGGMEIYKSPQLHQFGSGYALVNVLPKYLKKEGHEIVLHFSGGSYYTFYESLSGGFKKGPFDVYLSQSLVDTEGHRNPQRWAEVEGRHDRDRGQQQSYYANTGYQLNKEWNLRLLANYVRSKTEAPMPDVKPTPTNGVSWPMAERFDTENFLTTLTLNHEYKQFQGYLKAYWNETDFDLIQELTNGRRYGQGTGGLWSRQEISLYGVRGRERLQLWPGGEMILGTDLDFTELKNTQRTFTGRAVPGINGGQAKRTWDFPDTLLVSPYLAVSQMVGRLDGFYLIPSVGFRYFEHDEFRDKPSSQAGVVTGYKDLRLNLQYSRGVIYPTPVAVMNLVVSTSTVTNPRQYWETIKPEVVNHFEGGLSYTWPKIVTLGATAFYDKGKDRFQAYMFGPIPTLWNDPIGQYKIRGLELTSTTTPFKNLELFAAATWLKARATGNNGVTQEHLPYTPGFQFQAGVAWTFLDHFKLYMDMQHLRDLYQGTVRRSGTLNFTPLTRIDKLDDITLVNARLSYRFHFQPLWLRDSEIFLAVNNLLDKEYEYNKGYPMPGITAFAGMVLKFK
- a CDS encoding AAA family ATPase, with the protein product MRFSEFVGHPDAKLSLILNAIDFRCGGVLFIGEKGSGKSTLARLFKELLPEDTPFVELPLNITEDRLMGGIDIEKTLSSGKRVLQKGLLCKAHGGVVYVDDINLLPPEILPLLMAAQDKGEVIIEREGFALKYPSRFVLIASMNPEEGNLSPHLLDRFGMCVIWQGLRDAKQRMEVIRKAGGIDLQPHLRQASPDHHLKHKIASARNALAQIAISDPLKEYIADLCRQNLLPGHRGDIYLTYAARAYAAYCGHPEVTQEGVDEVLPLVLTHRVRMLEQMKPVEEPPPAQKERPPEVHERQGSSEDPGRTPESTRSEQPESEGLQNTSVQGVELRPKEEVFEVGHAFKIRRMSFRKDRIYRMASGRRTKTRVKDKGGRYLKSLFRGKDDIAIDATIRASTPFQAMRGRKDRLVIHEEDLRFKQRERKMGHLVVFVLDGSGSMAARRRMVETKGAILSLLMDCYQKRDQVSLIVFRRDRAELVLPPTKSLNFSLKKLTELPVGGKTPLSAGLLEAYKLIRRMEIKAPETRTLLVLITDGRANQALTDLPVGDEIKKVAACLRGNPRTDIVVVDTEDKKGFMRTDLAQQLATYLEADYYTVEGLRSEFLTELIQAKKNARA
- a CDS encoding AAA family ATPase; amino-acid sequence: MIFPFTAIVGQEEMKTGLILNVIDPSIGGILIMGEKGTAKSTAVRALADLLPEMEGVKDCPFNCHPKEGLCQSCQEKIQTEGHLHYEKKKMRVVELPLGVTEDRLVGSLDIEHALKKGEKRFEPGILAGANRNFLYVDEVNLLEDHIVDLLLDSAAMGVNTVEREGVSFTHPSKFILVGTMNPEEGELRPQLLDRFGLCVEVRSIQDKALRMEILRRRAEFDSRPADFFRAWEAEQKALSQKIMSAKENLNAVNVTEDVLEKIVGVTSALNLDGHRADIVIMKSARALSAFKGKRTIDSEEIREAAQLSLRHRLKRLPFEEIEKGNEQVQAVLSQMGR